A single genomic interval of Cellulosilyticum sp. I15G10I2 harbors:
- a CDS encoding CLC_0170 family protein, protein MEMLRDMFSIYIVVVMMGIGAYMVFIQSRDLIHVVKLKREGSFAKIVGWFYIAVSIIGVVIITL, encoded by the coding sequence ATGGAAATGCTAAGAGACATGTTTTCTATTTATATAGTGGTAGTTATGATGGGGATAGGGGCATATATGGTATTTATTCAAAGCAGAGACTTAATACATGTAGTGAAGTTAAAAAGAGAAGGTTCATTTGCTAAGATAGTTGGGTGGTTTTATATAGCCGTTTCAATAATAGGGGTTGTAATTATAACATTATGA